GGTGCGCCCCGAAGATGATGGCGACCCCGGCCCCGAGCGCCCCGCCCGCCGAGACCCCGATCAAGTAGGGGTCCGCGAGCGGGTTGCGCAGAAGCGCCTGCCAGGTCGTGCCCGAGGCGGCGAGCCCGAAGCCCGCCGCGATCGCGAGCAGCACCCTCGGCAGGCGAACGTCGTAGAGGATCGCGCCTTGGGTCGAATCCTTGGCCCGCAGGGTGATAAAATCGATCCAGGACACCGTCGACAAATCAACCGCCCCCCAGCGGAGGCCGAGGGCGGCCGCGACCAGAAGCAGCGCGAGAAGGCCCGGGAGCGCGAGCGGCCGGATGAAGGCAGCGACCGAACGGGCCTTTTCGGCGACGTGGGGCAGAGGAGAGTTCGACATGGCGAAAAGCACCGAAAGCGCCCGCCTGGCGCTGGGCCGCAAGGGCGAAGCCCTCGCAGCGAGCCATCTCGAGCGCGCGGGCTACGCGATTGTAGCACGCAACGCCCGCACCCGATGGGGCGAGCTGGACCTGGTGGCGCGCGACGGCGCCCTTTGGGTCTTCGTCGAGGTCAAGACCCGCCGCGGCGATCGCTTCGGGCAGGGGGCCGAGGCCGTCACCTACGCCAAGCAGCAGAAGATCATCCGCATGGCCCAGATCTACCTGGCGCGCCAGGCCCTCTGGGACGTCGCGATCCGCTTCGACGTCGTCGAGGTCAGCTTCGACGACGGGGCCTCGCCGCGAATCCGACACCTGGTCGGCGCCTTCGGCGCCTGAGCAGGCGAGTTTTTCGGCGGGGTGGGTAGAATACGTCCGGACGCTCGCTAAGAAGGAACCATGATGAACAAGCTCATAGCCGGCGCGCTCGGCGCGCTCTGCCTCGCCGCCACCGCCCTGCCGTCGCATGCCTACACCCCCCAGGTGCTGAGGGTGGGCTTCACCCCCTGGGAGAACCCCCAGGACATGGCGAAGTCCGCCGGCCCCATCGTCGAGATCCTCTCCAAGGCGACCGGCATGAAGGTCCAGCCCTTCCTCTCGTCGGACTACGCCGGGGTCATCAACGCCATGCAGGTGGGCAAGGTCGATCTCGCCTTCTTCCCGCCCGGCGCCTACGTCATGGCCGAGAAGAAGGCGGGCGCCGAGGTGATCCTCAAGTCCCAGTTCAACGGCCGCGCCCTCTACTACGCCGCGATCTTCACCGAGAAGGACTCCGGGATCAAGTCGCTCAAGGACCTCAAGGGCAAGACCATGGCCTTCGTGGACCCCACCAGCACCTCCGGGGGGATCTACCCCAAGGTGATGCTCATGAACGCGGGAATCAACCCGGATCGCGACCTGAAGCGCGTCATCTACGCCGGCGGCCACGACGCGGCGGTGCTCGCCGTCGCGCGGGGCAAGGTCCAGGCAGGCGCCGCCTACGCCAACGACCCCAAGGGCATCCAGAGCGCCTGGAACCTCCTGCTCAAGGACCCCAGGGACCGCGAGAAGATCCGCCTGCTCGCCGTCTCCAAGCCCATCCCGGCCGACAACATCTCGGTGCGCAAGGGGCTCTCGCCCAAGATCGTCGGCGCCATCAAGAAGGCGTTCCTCGACCTGTCGGCCACGCCCGAGGGCCGCGCCCGGATCAAGGAGATCTACCACGTGGACGGCTTCGTCCCGGCAGCTCCTGCGGACTACGCCTCGGTGCGCGAGGCCTTCGGCAAGGTCGGCCTGAGCATCAAGTAAGCGACCATCCAGCCGCC
Above is a window of Pantanalinema sp. DNA encoding:
- a CDS encoding YraN family protein, with the protein product MAKSTESARLALGRKGEALAASHLERAGYAIVARNARTRWGELDLVARDGALWVFVEVKTRRGDRFGQGAEAVTYAKQQKIIRMAQIYLARQALWDVAIRFDVVEVSFDDGASPRIRHLVGAFGA
- a CDS encoding phosphate/phosphite/phosphonate ABC transporter substrate-binding protein translates to MNKLIAGALGALCLAATALPSHAYTPQVLRVGFTPWENPQDMAKSAGPIVEILSKATGMKVQPFLSSDYAGVINAMQVGKVDLAFFPPGAYVMAEKKAGAEVILKSQFNGRALYYAAIFTEKDSGIKSLKDLKGKTMAFVDPTSTSGGIYPKVMLMNAGINPDRDLKRVIYAGGHDAAVLAVARGKVQAGAAYANDPKGIQSAWNLLLKDPRDREKIRLLAVSKPIPADNISVRKGLSPKIVGAIKKAFLDLSATPEGRARIKEIYHVDGFVPAAPADYASVREAFGKVGLSIK